The Pleuronectes platessa chromosome 11, fPlePla1.1, whole genome shotgun sequence genome includes a window with the following:
- the degs2 gene encoding sphingolipid delta(4)-desaturase/C4-monooxygenase DES2 — MGKTGGRGDFEWVYNDQPHTSRRKEILAKYPEIKSLMGPDPQLKWVVSGMVLSQLLACYLVHTLSWKWIFFWAYAFGGCINHSLTLAIHDISHNVAFGNKLAKWNRWFAMWANLPIGLPYSAAFKKYHIDHHRYLGGDQLDVDIPTDLEGWFFCTPARKVVWLFLNPLFYALRPVLVNPKPVGLLEIQNAVVQLVTDLIIYYLWGLKPIVYLIAGSILGMGLHPFSGHFIAEHYMFLKGHETYSYYGPLNKLTFNVGYHMEHHDFPSIPGSKLPQVKKIAAEYYDCLPQHTSWTRVLWDFVFDDSIGPYARIKREYKLSKQG, encoded by the exons ATGGGGAAGACAGGTGGAAGGGGAGACTTTGAATGGGTCTACAACGATCAGCCGCACACGTCCAGGAGAAAAGAGATACTGG CCAAATATCCAGAGATCAAGTCCCTGATGGGTCCGGACCCCCAGCTGAAGTGGGTAGTATCAGGCATGGTCCTAAGCCAGCTCCTGGCCTGCTACCTGGTCCACACCCTGTCCTGGAAGTGGATCTTCTTCTGGGCTTATGCCTTCGGAGGCTGCATCAACCACTCCCTGACTCTAGCCATCCACGACATCTCTCACAATGTGGCCTTCGGCAACAAGCTGGCCAAGTGGAACCGCTGGTTCGCCATGTGGGCCAACCTGCCCATCGGGCTGCCCTACTCCGCCGCCTTCAAGAAGTATCACATCGACCACCACCGCTATCTGGGAGGCGACCAGCTGGACGTCGACATCCCCACGGACTTAGAGGGATGGTTCTTCTGCACCCCGGCCAGGAAGGTTGTGTGGCTCTTCCTCAATCCGCTTTTTTACGCCCTGCGCCCGGTGTTGGTCAATCCTAAACCAGTGGGTCTGCTGGAAATCCAGAACGCTGTGGTGCAGCTCGTGACAGATCTAATCATCTACTATCTATGGGGGCTGAAGCCCATCGTTTACCTCATTGCAGGATCCATCCTGGGTATGGGACTGCATCCATTCTCTGGACATTTCATAGCTGAGCATTACATGTTCCTGAAGGGACATGAGACCTATTCCTACTATGGACCACTGAACAAGCTCACCTTCAATGTGGGCTATCACATGGAGCACCATGACTTCCCCAGCATACCCGGCAGTAAACTACCTCAG GTCAAGAAAATCGCAGCAGAGTATTACGACTGCCTGCCTCAACACACTTCCTGGACCAGGGTATTATGGGACTTTGTGTTCGACGACAGCATCGGTCCCTATGCCAGAATCAAGCGGGAGTACAAGCTGAGCAAGCAGGGATAG